Below is a genomic region from Antricoccus suffuscus.
GACGGGCAGTACCTGATCACCGACCCGGGCCAGTCCACCGAAGCCGCCGCGGTGATGGAGAAGATCCGGGGACTGGCAGCGACGATCAACTTCACGGTCCCGGTGATCCCCGAGGTCACGATCAAGGTCACGATCCCCGCGCACGTGTTGGCCGGGTCCGACCTCGCAGGCACCGAAACCGGCACTCGCCATACCGGAGACGTGAACGGTGCCGAAGCCGCGGACGACGCCGAAGACGCCGACGGCGCGATGGAAGCCGAAGCGGTCGCGGACCCGCACCGCCGGGCGGTCGCCGCGATCGAGGGGCTCGGACCCATCGATGCCGACCTCGCCCGCCACCTCGCACAGGACGCACGATGGCAACGCGTCATCACCGACCCCTACACCGGCGCCGTCCTCGACGTCGGCACCAAGATCTACCGCCCACCGGCGCAGATGCGCCGCCGGATCATCGCCCGCGACCAGACCTGCCGGTTCCCCGGCTGCACCCGCCCAGCAGAACGTTGCGACGTCGACCACATCGACCCGCACCGCCCCGACGGGACCGGCGGCACGACCGGCGACTGCAACCTGATCGCTCTCTGTCGTCGTCACCACCGGCTGAAACACCAAACCAACTGGCGAGTAAAACTCCACGACGACGCGTCGTGTGAATGGACCAGCCCCGCCGGCCGTAAATACCTCACGTATCCCGCCGACACCGACCCACCACCACCACACCACGACTAGGTCACGTCACTAACTCGCTGACCCGCACACGTGCGGTCATGGTCAGGGTCACGACTGATCAGATACCCACTCGAACCGGCAACCGATGCAGTGTCGCGCCGTTAGAAGCGTGAGGGGTTTTCGTTGCCTAGCTTGCTCTTGACCGTGGATACG
It encodes:
- a CDS encoding HNH endonuclease signature motif containing protein, with protein sequence DGQYLITDPGQSTEAAAVMEKIRGLAATINFTVPVIPEVTIKVTIPAHVLAGSDLAGTETGTRHTGDVNGAEAADDAEDADGAMEAEAVADPHRRAVAAIEGLGPIDADLARHLAQDARWQRVITDPYTGAVLDVGTKIYRPPAQMRRRIIARDQTCRFPGCTRPAERCDVDHIDPHRPDGTGGTTGDCNLIALCRRHHRLKHQTNWRVKLHDDASCEWTSPAGRKYLTYPADTDPPPPHHD